The genomic stretch AAGATGACACCCTTATTTTGCCTTCCTGCATTTTTAATACTGAAGGTGAAACCTTGGATGGAAAAGGATTTTCTACATTTAAAGAGACCTGGAAAAACCCGATTTTACTGATCGACCAATTCTTTGAGGAATGGGATTATTTATAATTTTTGCTTGACCTGAGAAAGCAGATAGAAAGATAGTTTTTTTATTTGATATAGAAGGAGATGATGCTTATGTCAAAAAAATATATACTCCTTGCCTTTGCAGCATTATTGATACTGGGTTGTGGGAATCAAGAAAGTCGTTTGGAAAAAGCAAATCGCAAGCTTGGCGCCAAACAAAATCCCGTTAAAATGTTTTTTGTTCCTTCTCTCGAAGCAGGAAAAGTAGTTTCCAGCGGTGAAGCAATTGCCAAATATTTGGAAGAAGAAACGAAACTGCATTTCAAAGTAGCCGTCCCTACAAGTTATGCGGCTGTTATAGAAGCACTGGGAACCTACCAAGCAGATATTGCTTGGCTTCCTACTTATGCTTATATTTTAGCTAAGCAGAAATACGATGCCAAAGTTCAATTAATGACGGTTCGCAATGGCTTGAACAAATATCGCGGACAATTTGTAGCACGAAGCGATAGTAAGATAAAATCCATACAGGATATTCAAGGCAAAGTAATTGCCTATACGGATGCTGCCTCCACCTCCGGCTACATCTATCCTTCTGCCGTTCTTAAACAAAAGGGAATCACTCCCAAGGACTATTTTTTTGCCGGAGGTCATCCCCAAGCAATTTTAGCCGTTTATAGCGGCAGAGCAGATGTTGGATGCAGTTATTGGTCTCCTCCAGATTCTACAGGTAAGCCAATGGACGCCAGAGAAAAACTCTTAGAAACCAATTCGGACATTTTCGATAAGGTGAAAATTATTGGCTATACGGATTGGATTCCCAATGACACTGTTACTTTTCGTAAAGACCTTCCTCCCGAACTGGAAGGCATAATTGTGCAAGCCCTACATCGCTTTGCTCAAAGTTCTGAAGGGAAAAAGGTTTTGAAAGCACTTTACGATATCGACGGTTTGGAATATGCCACGGATATGGATTATGAAGTAGTTCGCACCACTCTGAAAGCAATGAATATGGATCCTGCCGATTTATTAAAATGAATCCCGCTCCCAATCTGCTGGAAGTTCAAAACCTGAATAAAAGTTACGATGGACATCATCTTGCTTTAGATAACTTATCATT from Candidatus Cloacimonas sp. encodes the following:
- a CDS encoding phosphate/phosphite/phosphonate ABC transporter substrate-binding protein; translated protein: MSKKYILLAFAALLILGCGNQESRLEKANRKLGAKQNPVKMFFVPSLEAGKVVSSGEAIAKYLEEETKLHFKVAVPTSYAAVIEALGTYQADIAWLPTYAYILAKQKYDAKVQLMTVRNGLNKYRGQFVARSDSKIKSIQDIQGKVIAYTDAASTSGYIYPSAVLKQKGITPKDYFFAGGHPQAILAVYSGRADVGCSYWSPPDSTGKPMDAREKLLETNSDIFDKVKIIGYTDWIPNDTVTFRKDLPPELEGIIVQALHRFAQSSEGKKVLKALYDIDGLEYATDMDYEVVRTTLKAMNMDPADLLK